A single window of Zea mays cultivar B73 chromosome 10, Zm-B73-REFERENCE-NAM-5.0, whole genome shotgun sequence DNA harbors:
- the LOC103641764 gene encoding serine/arginine-rich splicing factor RS2Z33: MQFVAMKRRDLLELCRQHGFATRGSKFVLTGALLAQRGPGGVPLDGKGPSFPSRCYNYGMDGHWVRDCKSGDWRDRCFRCGELGHIERNCKNSSKDLKRGRSYLRSASPHHGKVRRRSYSRSLSPYLGRGRGRSYSRSPSHYHRRGRSWSYSWSQSPRNNSKAYGEELPSIRSGYSRGPRRSSPPMERAECNGGSPMRGEARGK; the protein is encoded by the exons ATGCAGTTCGTTGCGATGAAGCGGAGAGATCTGTTGGAGCTCTGCCGGCAGCACGGCTTCGCCACCCGCGGCTCCAAATTTGTCCTCACAGGCGCGCTCTTG GCCCAACGTGGTCCAGGAGGTGTTCCTCTAGATGGCAAAGGACCATCTTTTCCTAGCCGCTGTTATAACTATGGAATGGATGGGCACTGGGTTCGTGATTGCAAATCTGGTGACTGGCGAGATAGGTGCTTTCGGTGTGGAGAACTGGGCCATATAGAAAGAAACTGCAAGAACAGTTCTAAGGATCTGAA GCGTGGGAGGAGCTACTTGAGGTCTGCATCTCCTCACCATGGGAAGGTTCGAAGGAGAAGCTACTCAAGGTCTCTATCTCCTTACCTTGGAAGGGGCCGAGGGAGAAGCTACTCAAGGTCTCCATCTCATTATCATCGGAGGGGCAGAAGCTGGAGTTACAG TTGGTCGCAGTCGCCAAGGAACAACTCTAAGGCTTATGGTGAAGAATTGCCATCAATTAGATCTGGTTACAGCCGCGGTCCCAGGAGGAGCTCCCCACCGATGGAGCGAGCTGAATGCAATGGTGGTAGCCCCATGAGAGGTGAAGCTCGGGGGAAGTGA